One segment of Ureibacillus thermophilus DNA contains the following:
- the glpX gene encoding class II fructose-bisphosphatase: MERSLTMEIVRVTEAAAIASAKWMGRGLKNEADEAATSAMRALFDTIPMHGRVVIGEGEMDEAPMLYIGEELGLRNGGPEVDIAVDPLEGTNIVAKGGNGAITVVAIADRGNLLHAPDMYMEKIAVGPESKGKVDINASVTENLKAVAKAKNKSVSDVVAIILDRPRHQHIVDEIRAAGARIKFIQDGDVSAAISTAFDETGIDIMFGTGGAPEGVIAAAALKCLGGDFQGRLVPQNDEELQRCISMGLDVSKVLYLDDLVKGDDAIFAATAVTDTELLKGVQYKGEYCLTNSLVMRAKTGTVRFIEGRHNMVKKPNYVK; encoded by the coding sequence ATGGAACGTAGTTTAACGATGGAAATAGTGCGTGTAACGGAAGCAGCAGCAATCGCATCTGCCAAATGGATGGGCCGCGGTTTAAAAAATGAAGCAGACGAAGCGGCAACTTCAGCAATGAGAGCTTTATTTGATACAATCCCAATGCACGGAAGAGTGGTTATTGGCGAAGGGGAAATGGATGAGGCGCCAATGTTATATATTGGCGAAGAACTTGGCCTTCGCAATGGAGGTCCTGAAGTGGATATCGCTGTAGATCCGCTGGAAGGTACAAATATTGTGGCAAAAGGCGGCAATGGAGCCATCACTGTTGTGGCCATTGCAGACCGAGGCAATTTATTGCATGCGCCGGATATGTATATGGAAAAAATTGCAGTGGGTCCTGAAAGCAAAGGAAAAGTTGACATCAATGCATCCGTTACGGAAAATTTAAAAGCAGTAGCAAAAGCTAAAAATAAATCTGTTTCTGATGTCGTGGCAATCATTCTTGACAGACCGCGCCATCAACATATCGTGGATGAAATTCGTGCGGCAGGAGCGCGCATCAAATTCATTCAAGATGGGGACGTTAGTGCAGCAATCAGCACAGCATTTGATGAAACAGGCATCGATATCATGTTTGGTACAGGAGGCGCTCCAGAAGGGGTCATTGCCGCAGCAGCATTGAAATGTTTAGGTGGAGATTTCCAAGGAAGACTTGTTCCGCAAAACGACGAGGAATTACAACGCTGCATCAGCATGGGTCTCGATGTTTCAAAAGTATTATATTTAGATGACCTCGTCAAAGGGGACGATGCGATTTTTGCTGCAACAGCCGTAACGGATACTGAATTATTAAAAGGCGTTCAATATAAAGGAGAATACTGCTTAACCAACTCGCTTGTCATGCGTGCCAAAACAGGCACAGTCCGCTTTATCGAAGGCCGCCACAACATGGTGAAAAAACCAAATTACGTAAAATAA
- a CDS encoding UDP-N-acetylglucosamine 1-carboxyvinyltransferase encodes MDVYKIIGGNRLKGTVKVSGAKNSAVALIPASILANSPVTIGGIPEISDAFTLKILLEEIGGEVVFEDGKMTIDPRNMTPIPLPNGNVKKLRASYYLMGAMLGRFKKAVIGLPGGCFLGPRPIDQHIKGFEALGAKVTNEHGAIYLRAEELTGAKIYLDVASVGATINIMLAAVRAKGKTIIENAAKEPEIIDVATLLTNMGANIKGAGTSVIRIEGVEELHGTKHVIIPDRIEAATFMIYAAALGDGVTVDNIIPLHLEAVTAKLREMGVKVEEGEESIFIPKTDILQAVDVKTLVYPGFPTDVQQPLSVLMTQAIGASKITETIYTSRFKHIDELRRMNANARVEGNTAIIQGPTKLHGSKVTATDLRAGAALVLAGLLAEGETEIHDIYHIERGYSHFVEKLQSLGANIRKESITVSTVERAE; translated from the coding sequence ATGGATGTATATAAAATTATTGGCGGAAATCGTCTAAAAGGAACAGTCAAAGTCAGTGGAGCAAAAAATAGTGCCGTTGCGTTAATACCCGCATCCATCCTAGCAAACTCTCCAGTGACCATCGGCGGCATTCCCGAAATTTCAGACGCTTTTACGTTAAAAATATTACTTGAGGAAATCGGTGGAGAAGTCGTTTTCGAAGATGGAAAAATGACGATAGATCCAAGAAATATGACGCCGATTCCGTTGCCAAATGGCAATGTAAAAAAACTTCGTGCCTCTTATTACCTCATGGGTGCAATGCTTGGCCGATTTAAAAAGGCGGTCATTGGGCTTCCAGGGGGATGCTTTTTAGGTCCGCGCCCAATTGATCAACATATTAAAGGATTCGAAGCTTTAGGGGCAAAAGTAACAAATGAACACGGTGCTATTTATTTAAGAGCGGAAGAGTTGACCGGCGCAAAAATTTACTTGGACGTTGCGAGTGTAGGTGCAACCATCAACATCATGCTTGCGGCTGTCCGTGCAAAAGGGAAAACAATCATCGAGAATGCGGCGAAAGAACCGGAAATTATTGACGTGGCTACACTTCTCACAAATATGGGGGCGAACATTAAAGGGGCTGGAACAAGCGTTATTCGGATAGAAGGTGTTGAAGAACTTCACGGTACAAAGCATGTCATTATTCCTGATCGCATTGAAGCAGCAACGTTTATGATTTATGCAGCTGCATTAGGAGATGGCGTTACCGTAGACAACATTATTCCGCTCCATTTAGAAGCAGTAACTGCAAAATTGCGTGAAATGGGCGTTAAAGTGGAAGAAGGGGAAGAAAGTATCTTCATCCCAAAAACGGATATTTTGCAAGCGGTTGACGTGAAAACTCTGGTCTATCCAGGATTCCCCACAGATGTTCAACAACCCCTCTCCGTATTGATGACACAAGCTATTGGTGCCTCAAAAATTACGGAAACCATCTACACATCTCGCTTTAAGCATATTGACGAATTAAGGCGCATGAATGCGAATGCAAGAGTGGAAGGAAATACCGCCATCATTCAAGGTCCAACCAAGTTGCATGGCTCCAAGGTGACAGCAACCGATCTTCGGGCAGGTGCTGCGTTGGTGCTTGCTGGTCTCTTAGCTGAAGGGGAAACGGAAATTCATGATATCTATCATATTGAAAGAGGCTACAGCCACTTTGTAGAAAAATTGCAAAGTCTCGGAGCCAATATTCGAAAAGAATCGATTACAGTCAGCACGGTGGAAAGGGCTGAGTAA
- the prfA gene encoding peptide chain release factor 1 produces the protein MFDKLQAVEERYERLNELLSDPEIVNDAKKLRQYSKEQADIQETVEVYREYKKTKEEFEDAKQMLEEKLDPEMHELVKEEFNTLKNKIQELEQKLKILLLPKDPNDDKNVIMEIRGAAGGDEANIFAGDLFRMYTRYAESQGWKVEVLEASPSSSGGYKEIIFMINGNGAYSKFKFENGAHRVQRVPQTESQGRIHTSTATVAVLPEVEEVEIEINEKDIRVDTFAASGAGGQHVNTTMSAVRMTHIPTGIVVSMQDERSQIKNREKALRVLRARVADHYNREKQKELDAARKSAVGTGDRSERIRTYNYPQNRVTDHRIGLTIQKLDQVMEGKLDEIIDALIMEDQASKLARLNEEA, from the coding sequence ATGTTTGATAAACTCCAAGCTGTAGAAGAACGCTATGAACGATTAAACGAATTGCTGAGCGATCCTGAAATCGTCAACGATGCGAAGAAACTCCGCCAATATTCAAAAGAACAGGCAGATATTCAAGAAACGGTAGAAGTATATCGGGAATACAAAAAAACAAAAGAAGAATTTGAAGATGCCAAACAAATGCTGGAGGAAAAACTGGATCCAGAAATGCATGAACTCGTAAAAGAAGAGTTCAACACATTAAAAAATAAAATTCAAGAACTGGAACAAAAACTAAAAATTCTTCTTCTTCCGAAAGATCCTAACGACGACAAAAACGTAATCATGGAAATTCGCGGTGCAGCAGGTGGGGATGAAGCCAATATTTTCGCAGGTGACCTATTCCGCATGTATACGCGCTATGCAGAATCGCAAGGATGGAAAGTGGAAGTATTGGAAGCTTCTCCAAGCTCCAGCGGCGGATACAAAGAAATTATTTTCATGATCAACGGCAATGGCGCTTATTCTAAATTCAAATTCGAAAACGGAGCTCACCGCGTACAACGGGTGCCGCAAACTGAATCCCAAGGGCGCATCCACACATCCACAGCGACAGTGGCTGTTCTTCCAGAAGTGGAAGAAGTAGAAATCGAAATTAATGAAAAAGATATCCGCGTTGATACTTTCGCTGCATCCGGAGCCGGTGGACAACACGTTAATACGACCATGTCTGCTGTCCGCATGACCCATATTCCAACGGGGATTGTCGTGTCCATGCAAGATGAACGTTCCCAAATTAAAAACCGCGAAAAAGCATTAAGAGTCCTTCGTGCGCGTGTGGCGGACCACTACAACCGCGAAAAGCAAAAAGAATTGGATGCTGCAAGAAAATCTGCTGTTGGTACAGGAGACCGTTCAGAGCGCATCCGCACCTACAACTATCCGCAAAACCGCGTCACTGACCATCGAATCGGCTTAACGATTCAAAAACTGGACCAAGTCATGGAAGGGAAGCTTGATGAAATCATCGACGCACTTATCATGGAAGATCAAGCTTCCAAATTGGCGAGATTAAATGAAGAAGCATAA
- a CDS encoding class II fructose-bisphosphate aldolase: MPLVSMKEMLIKAKEGKYAVGQFNINNLEFTQAILQAAEEEKSPVILGVSEGAGKYMGGFIAVYHMVKGLMESYNITVPVAIHLDHGSSFEKCKEAVDAGFTSVMIDASHKPFEENVEITKKVVEYAHAKGVSVEAELGIVGGQEDDVVGHGIIYADPQECKQLAELTGIDCLAPALGSVHGPYKGEPKLGFKEMEEISNLTNLPLVLHGGTGIPTKDIQRAISLGTAKINVNTENQIAATKVVREILEKDPTLYDPRKYLGPAREAIKETVIGKIREFGSSNKAFE; encoded by the coding sequence ATGCCATTAGTATCGATGAAAGAAATGCTGATTAAAGCGAAAGAAGGAAAATATGCGGTTGGTCAATTTAATATTAACAATTTAGAATTCACACAAGCCATTTTGCAAGCGGCTGAAGAAGAAAAATCCCCTGTCATCCTTGGTGTTTCTGAAGGCGCTGGTAAATATATGGGCGGTTTTATTGCTGTTTACCACATGGTAAAAGGTTTAATGGAAAGCTACAACATTACCGTTCCTGTTGCCATCCACTTAGACCACGGTTCCAGCTTCGAAAAATGTAAAGAAGCCGTTGACGCCGGTTTCACTTCTGTCATGATCGATGCATCCCACAAACCATTTGAAGAAAACGTAGAAATAACAAAAAAAGTAGTTGAATATGCACATGCCAAAGGGGTATCTGTTGAAGCAGAACTTGGTATTGTAGGCGGACAAGAAGACGATGTAGTAGGCCACGGCATCATTTATGCGGATCCGCAAGAATGTAAACAACTAGCTGAACTCACTGGCATTGACTGCTTAGCTCCAGCATTAGGTTCTGTTCACGGTCCTTACAAAGGTGAACCAAAACTAGGTTTTAAAGAAATGGAAGAAATCTCGAATTTAACAAACCTTCCACTTGTTCTTCACGGCGGAACAGGAATCCCAACAAAAGACATTCAACGTGCCATTTCATTAGGAACAGCAAAAATCAATGTAAACACAGAAAACCAAATTGCTGCAACAAAAGTGGTTCGTGAAATTCTTGAAAAAGATCCAACACTTTATGACCCACGTAAATATCTAGGACCTGCTCGCGAAGCAATCAAAGAAACAGTTATTGGAAAAATCCGCGAATTCGGAAGCTCCAACAAAGCCTTCGAATAA
- the prmC gene encoding peptide chain release factor N(5)-glutamine methyltransferase, translated as MKKHNTVVEALNWASSFLTEHGRDANAARILMQHLYKTNYTGLMMHIHEEMPEEKRLTFQQMVEEHAKGRPVQYITGTEEFYGRTFMVDESVLIPRPETEELILGAMTRMKKWFGEKKELKLADIGTGSGIIGITMKLEWPNAKVVATDISEAALNMAKRNAEHLHADIDFRLGDLTDPIANEKWDVILSNPPYIAHHEAKEMSDVVLEHEPHLALFAEDDGLQCYKRLAQTLPNLLNQPALIGVEIGYNQGEAVAELFKSSFPQAQIEIVKDINQKNRFVFCIIDV; from the coding sequence ATGAAGAAGCATAATACAGTGGTGGAGGCCCTCAATTGGGCTTCTTCTTTTTTAACGGAACATGGTCGTGACGCCAATGCAGCAAGAATTTTAATGCAGCATCTTTACAAAACAAACTATACAGGGTTGATGATGCACATTCATGAAGAAATGCCGGAAGAGAAGCGACTCACCTTTCAACAAATGGTAGAGGAACATGCAAAAGGCAGGCCAGTCCAGTACATTACAGGGACTGAAGAATTTTATGGAAGAACCTTTATGGTGGATGAATCCGTCCTCATTCCTCGCCCGGAAACAGAAGAATTAATTCTTGGCGCAATGACAAGAATGAAGAAATGGTTTGGTGAAAAGAAAGAGTTAAAACTCGCCGATATCGGTACAGGAAGTGGCATTATTGGGATTACGATGAAGCTGGAATGGCCAAATGCAAAAGTGGTGGCAACGGATATTTCGGAAGCGGCACTCAACATGGCAAAACGAAATGCAGAACATTTGCATGCAGACATCGATTTTCGATTAGGGGATTTAACAGATCCGATTGCAAATGAAAAATGGGATGTCATTTTATCCAATCCTCCCTATATCGCCCATCATGAGGCAAAAGAAATGTCTGATGTCGTGTTGGAACATGAACCCCATCTTGCCCTATTTGCAGAAGATGACGGATTGCAATGTTATAAACGATTGGCTCAAACTTTGCCTAACCTATTAAATCAGCCTGCGCTGATTGGCGTAGAAATCGGCTACAATCAAGGGGAAGCAGTGGCAGAACTGTTCAAATCAAGCTTTCCACAAGCGCAAATTGAAATAGTGAAAGATATAAATCAAAAAAATAGATTTGTTTTTTGTATAATCGATGTATAA
- a CDS encoding L-threonylcarbamoyladenylate synthase, with protein MKTVLLTVDKKVDKEKIYAQAVDILNQGEVVAFPTETVYGLGAVATNEEAVKKIYKAKGRPSDNPLIVHIGTMEEVPNYVEEIPENAKKLMERFWPGPLTLIMKAKRGVLATSVTAGLSTVGIRMPDHEVALELLRALKKPLAAPSANRSGKPSPTKAAHVYEDLKGRIPLILDGGTTGIGIESTVLDVTVNPPVILRPGGITKEMLEDEIGEVLEPTPKEQELESTPKAPGMKYTHYAPEAPVYLIEKNHEKIKQTIAKLKKEGHRVALLAPSNYSATSADYFFPFGDEEDQKQMAAKLYDSLRACDKTDATIILATTTSSEGVGAAIMNRLFKAAGGKFIEVPGTE; from the coding sequence ATGAAAACAGTCCTACTTACTGTGGATAAAAAAGTGGATAAAGAAAAAATTTATGCACAAGCTGTGGATATTTTAAATCAAGGGGAAGTTGTTGCTTTTCCAACTGAAACGGTGTACGGATTAGGAGCAGTAGCAACAAACGAAGAAGCGGTAAAGAAAATATATAAAGCAAAGGGACGTCCTTCTGATAATCCTCTCATTGTACATATTGGAACGATGGAAGAAGTTCCGAATTATGTGGAAGAAATTCCAGAAAATGCGAAAAAATTAATGGAACGCTTTTGGCCAGGTCCCTTGACGCTCATTATGAAAGCCAAAAGGGGAGTGCTTGCAACAAGCGTCACAGCAGGTTTATCAACAGTAGGGATTCGCATGCCGGACCATGAAGTGGCGCTTGAGCTTTTAAGGGCATTGAAAAAACCGCTTGCAGCTCCCAGCGCCAATCGAAGCGGGAAGCCAAGCCCCACAAAAGCAGCCCACGTATATGAAGATTTAAAAGGACGCATTCCTTTAATATTGGATGGCGGAACAACTGGGATTGGCATCGAATCGACGGTTTTGGATGTGACGGTAAATCCCCCGGTGATTTTGCGTCCGGGCGGCATTACTAAAGAAATGTTGGAAGACGAAATCGGCGAAGTGTTGGAACCGACGCCGAAAGAACAAGAGCTGGAATCCACTCCGAAAGCCCCGGGCATGAAATACACCCATTATGCTCCAGAAGCGCCGGTGTATTTAATTGAAAAAAATCATGAGAAAATCAAACAGACAATCGCCAAGTTGAAAAAGGAAGGCCATCGGGTTGCGCTGCTTGCCCCGTCCAATTATTCTGCAACATCCGCAGATTACTTTTTCCCCTTTGGCGATGAAGAAGATCAAAAGCAAATGGCTGCCAAACTATATGATTCACTCCGCGCATGCGACAAAACCGATGCTACCATTATTTTAGCTACAACCACTTCTTCAGAAGGCGTCGGCGCAGCAATAATGAATCGTCTTTTTAAAGCGGCAGGAGGGAAATTTATAGAAGTGCCAGGTACTGAATAG
- the fsa gene encoding fructose-6-phosphate aldolase, producing the protein MKFFIDTANFDEIKEAYSWGILSGVTTNPSLVAKEEGISFHDRLREIAELVDGSVSGEVISLDAEGMIREGLELAQIAPNITIKLPMTPEGLKACKYFSEKGIQTNVTLIFSANQALLAARAGATYVSPFVGRLDDIGQNGVELIAQIAEIFDIHQIETEIIAASIRHPQHVVDVALAGADIATVPFKVLKQMFHHPLTDKGIETFLADWEKRKNQ; encoded by the coding sequence ATGAAATTTTTTATTGATACAGCAAACTTCGATGAAATTAAAGAAGCGTATTCATGGGGGATTCTTTCAGGCGTAACCACGAATCCTTCATTAGTGGCAAAAGAGGAAGGAATCTCTTTCCATGACCGTCTTCGCGAAATAGCAGAACTAGTTGACGGCTCTGTCAGCGGAGAAGTAATTTCCCTTGATGCAGAAGGAATGATTCGCGAAGGTCTTGAACTCGCACAAATTGCACCAAACATTACAATCAAATTGCCAATGACGCCAGAAGGATTAAAAGCATGCAAATATTTCTCTGAAAAAGGTATTCAAACAAACGTCACGTTAATTTTCAGCGCTAACCAAGCCCTTCTAGCAGCTCGTGCCGGCGCAACGTACGTTTCTCCCTTCGTTGGTCGATTAGATGATATCGGACAAAACGGCGTTGAATTAATTGCCCAAATTGCAGAAATCTTTGATATTCATCAAATTGAAACAGAAATTATTGCGGCATCCATTCGCCATCCGCAGCACGTGGTTGACGTTGCTTTAGCTGGTGCAGATATTGCCACAGTGCCATTTAAAGTGCTTAAACAAATGTTCCATCATCCATTAACGGATAAAGGAATCGAAACATTTTTAGCCGATTGGGAAAAACGCAAAAACCAATAA
- a CDS encoding thymidine kinase, which translates to MAQLFFKYGAMNSGKSFEILKVAHNYEEQNKPVLMFTSGIDDRDEVGYVSSRIGMRRKAIPVYEDTNIFEIVKNYPEQLYCVLVDEVQFLKKHHVLQLTQIVDALDIPVMGFGLKNDFRNELFEGSKYMLLYSDKIEEMKTICWFCHKKATMNLRIDENGKPVYTGEQIQIGGNDTYYPVCRKCHANPPL; encoded by the coding sequence ATGGCTCAATTATTTTTTAAATATGGAGCAATGAACAGCGGAAAATCCTTTGAAATTTTGAAAGTTGCACATAATTATGAAGAGCAAAATAAACCAGTTTTAATGTTTACTTCCGGCATTGATGATCGAGATGAGGTCGGATATGTTTCAAGCCGCATCGGCATGCGCCGCAAAGCCATTCCTGTTTATGAGGATACGAACATTTTTGAGATCGTGAAAAATTATCCTGAACAATTGTATTGTGTACTAGTGGATGAAGTGCAATTTTTAAAAAAACATCATGTGCTGCAATTAACGCAAATTGTGGATGCATTGGACATCCCGGTAATGGGGTTTGGATTAAAAAATGATTTTCGAAACGAGCTGTTTGAAGGAAGCAAATATATGCTTCTCTATTCGGATAAAATTGAAGAAATGAAAACGATTTGCTGGTTCTGCCATAAAAAAGCAACAATGAATTTACGGATTGATGAAAACGGAAAACCAGTTTACACCGGAGAACAAATTCAAATCGGCGGAAACGATACATATTATCCCGTTTGCCGAAAATGCCACGCCAATCCTCCTTTGTGA
- a CDS encoding response regulator has protein sequence MKKILIVDDQKGIRILLDEIFTSEGVKTYLASNGKEALKILEETKMDGVLLDMKLPGMDGKEVLKKMKALYSDMPVFMMTAYDEGEMRVQENSCHADYYFPKPFNVHELKNTVLELLEKRL, from the coding sequence GTGAAGAAAATACTGATTGTGGATGATCAAAAAGGAATCCGTATACTGCTCGATGAAATTTTTACATCGGAAGGAGTGAAAACGTATTTAGCATCCAATGGAAAAGAGGCGCTGAAAATTTTAGAAGAGACGAAAATGGATGGCGTGCTTCTGGACATGAAACTGCCAGGAATGGATGGAAAAGAAGTGTTAAAAAAGATGAAAGCTCTATATTCTGATATGCCGGTATTTATGATGACGGCATATGATGAAGGAGAAATGCGCGTACAAGAAAATAGCTGCCATGCAGATTATTATTTTCCAAAACCTTTTAATGTGCATGAATTAAAAAATACGGTTCTCGAATTATTAGAAAAACGACTCTGA
- a CDS encoding stage II sporulation protein R: protein MLNDYEIMRNEKDRIHPIISILKLIASALAVYCFLLMVPDLVDQIYEAREKMVDDSLKIRVIANSNTKADQAFKNEMVASLEPIFSEIQYNEIHQEENDEAFAKLATYIGQHYSDRDVKINIGEHLMPPKWDGHTFYPQAYYHSLVLTIGAGRGDNFWCSIFSNLCERPSDKNKEKTEKEEKEEVRFIVWEWLKKWFS, encoded by the coding sequence ATGTTAAATGATTACGAGATTATGAGAAACGAAAAAGACCGAATTCATCCAATCATCAGCATTCTTAAATTGATTGCATCCGCTCTTGCAGTATATTGTTTTCTACTAATGGTTCCAGATTTAGTTGATCAAATCTATGAAGCTCGGGAAAAGATGGTAGATGATTCTTTAAAAATCCGTGTCATTGCAAACAGCAACACAAAAGCCGATCAAGCGTTCAAAAATGAAATGGTGGCTAGCCTTGAACCGATTTTCTCAGAAATTCAGTACAATGAAATCCATCAAGAAGAAAATGATGAAGCCTTTGCCAAATTGGCCACTTATATTGGGCAGCACTATTCTGATCGTGATGTGAAAATCAATATCGGCGAACATTTAATGCCGCCAAAATGGGATGGACACACTTTCTATCCACAAGCTTATTACCATTCGTTAGTGTTGACAATTGGCGCAGGGCGTGGGGATAACTTCTGGTGCAGCATTTTTTCCAATTTATGTGAACGTCCGAGCGACAAAAACAAAGAGAAAACGGAAAAAGAAGAGAAAGAAGAAGTGCGGTTTATCGTGTGGGAATGGTTGAAAAAATGGTTTAGTTAA
- the rho gene encoding transcription termination factor Rho, with the protein MSLTIAQLENMTLKELYNLAREYKISYYSKLTKKELIFAILKSRSELEGYFFMEGILEIVNSEGFGFLRPINYSPSKEDIYISASQIRRFDLRNGDKVSGKVRPPKENERYYGLLQVDAVNGEDPEIAKERVHFPALTPIYPNRQIKLETTPDKLSTRIIDLVAPIGFGQRGLIVAPPKAGKTTLLKEIANAITTNYPQAELIVLLIDERPEEVTDIERSVKADVVSSTFDEVPENHVKVAELVLERARRLVEHKRDVIILMDSITRLARAYNLVIPPSGRTLSGGIDPAAFHRPKRFFGSARNIEEGGSLTILATALIDTGSRMDEVIYEEFKGTGNMELHLDRNLAERRIFPALDIRRSGTRKEELLIPQDQLEKLWAIRKTFTDAPDFTERFLKKLRSTESNEEFFEILNEEMKKVKGKGLL; encoded by the coding sequence ATGTCTCTCACGATTGCTCAATTAGAAAACATGACGTTGAAGGAATTATATAATCTTGCAAGAGAATACAAAATTTCCTACTATAGCAAATTAACAAAAAAAGAATTAATCTTTGCAATATTGAAATCACGTTCAGAATTAGAAGGCTATTTCTTTATGGAAGGGATTCTCGAAATCGTCAATTCAGAAGGTTTTGGCTTCCTTCGACCTATCAACTATTCGCCTTCCAAAGAAGACATTTATATTTCAGCTTCGCAAATTCGACGTTTTGACCTTCGAAATGGCGATAAAGTTTCTGGTAAAGTACGCCCACCAAAAGAAAATGAAAGGTATTATGGATTGCTTCAAGTAGACGCAGTAAACGGAGAAGATCCGGAAATTGCGAAAGAACGCGTTCACTTCCCAGCTTTAACTCCAATCTATCCTAATCGACAAATCAAACTTGAAACAACACCTGATAAATTATCCACAAGAATTATAGACTTAGTGGCGCCGATTGGGTTTGGACAACGTGGGTTAATTGTAGCACCGCCTAAAGCAGGTAAAACAACGTTATTAAAAGAAATTGCCAATGCTATCACAACAAATTATCCTCAAGCAGAACTCATCGTGTTATTAATTGATGAACGTCCAGAAGAAGTAACGGATATTGAACGTTCCGTGAAAGCCGATGTGGTAAGTTCTACCTTTGATGAAGTGCCTGAAAATCACGTAAAAGTGGCGGAGTTGGTATTGGAACGCGCCCGACGTCTAGTGGAACATAAACGCGATGTCATTATCTTAATGGATTCCATTACGAGACTGGCAAGGGCTTATAACTTAGTCATTCCACCAAGCGGAAGAACTCTATCCGGTGGAATTGACCCAGCGGCATTTCATCGTCCTAAACGATTCTTTGGTTCGGCTCGAAACATTGAAGAAGGCGGCAGCTTGACGATTTTAGCGACAGCGCTGATCGATACAGGTTCCCGCATGGATGAGGTTATTTATGAAGAATTTAAAGGAACGGGAAACATGGAGTTACATTTAGACCGCAACTTGGCAGAACGCCGGATTTTCCCAGCATTGGATATTCGCCGTTCTGGTACACGAAAAGAAGAATTATTAATTCCGCAAGATCAATTAGAAAAACTTTGGGCAATTCGAAAAACCTTCACTGACGCTCCTGATTTTACAGAACGTTTCTTGAAAAAACTTCGCTCAACAGAATCCAACGAAGAATTTTTTGAAATCTTAAATGAAGAAATGAAAAAAGTAAAAGGCAAAGGATTGCTTTAA
- a CDS encoding DUF2529 family protein, with translation MSKILATQLNGLYQKIIQNEEDSIEQTARLLAQAGIGEGNVFFACFDELQAVEFYALYSEEPFAKLSKWSPDVDIHEADRVLIFTKSAQNPEALQLAKKLYDEFIPFAVVASDAASDENELSNLAYTYISMQIRGGLIPHPTKLGERIVVPHLHAALFIYEAIKIVYDEMLEDEL, from the coding sequence ATGTCAAAAATCCTTGCAACCCAATTAAATGGGTTATATCAAAAAATTATCCAAAATGAAGAAGATTCCATTGAACAAACAGCAAGGCTTCTGGCACAAGCCGGTATTGGAGAAGGGAATGTTTTTTTTGCATGCTTTGATGAACTCCAGGCAGTTGAATTTTATGCTTTATATAGCGAAGAGCCATTTGCGAAACTTTCCAAATGGTCGCCGGATGTGGACATTCATGAAGCCGATCGGGTTTTAATCTTCACAAAAAGCGCCCAAAATCCAGAAGCCCTTCAACTGGCGAAAAAATTATATGATGAGTTTATCCCTTTTGCTGTTGTGGCCAGTGATGCTGCCAGTGACGAAAATGAGTTGAGCAATTTGGCTTATACTTATATTTCCATGCAAATACGAGGTGGATTGATTCCCCATCCGACGAAATTAGGTGAACGGATTGTGGTGCCTCATCTCCACGCCGCACTATTTATTTATGAAGCCATTAAAATTGTTTATGATGAAATGTTGGAAGATGAATTATAA
- the rpmE gene encoding 50S ribosomal protein L31, with product MKQGIHPEYHTATVTCSCGNTFQTGSVKKDIRVEVCNECHPFYTGRQKFATAAGRVDRFNKKYGLK from the coding sequence ATGAAACAAGGAATTCATCCAGAATATCATACTGCAACAGTAACATGCTCTTGCGGTAACACATTCCAAACTGGTTCAGTGAAAAAAGACATTCGCGTTGAGGTTTGCAACGAATGTCATCCATTCTACACTGGCCGTCAAAAATTCGCGACTGCAGCTGGTCGTGTGGATCGTTTCAACAAAAAATACGGTCTCAAATAA